Proteins found in one Drosophila busckii strain San Diego stock center, stock number 13000-0081.31 chromosome 2R, ASM1175060v1, whole genome shotgun sequence genomic segment:
- the LOC108594900 gene encoding myosin light chain kinase, smooth muscle isoform X1 → MRGAPRPKITWYKDGIQLSSSSEHVKVRQIGSTCALTISTVSELDSGRYTCEATNSKGRVSTFARLQVVADPRVYEADSRLKEIAHGAHPAELGESLPIFTMRLRDRRVQVTYPVRLTCQVVGYPAPEVLWLKDEQLITADRRHLITAEGQFYTLEIAATTLADSGTYTCTAKNELGSVSCHSCLVVDKGIRAYISPDFYVPLDPFYLFHEGDEIRLSTKVEAYPTVGVTWHRNGMRLRPSRRISASLDATGYVELVIADATPRDAGIYVCVASNVVGKVETICRVVIEEREQDTTTPTRALEIPSIKTSDMPYSKEPLFVVKPRSSEAYEGDNVIIFCEVVGDPKPDVVWLRDFLNPEYYKDATHFRRIGDGPEYRLEIPSAKLDFTGTYSVIASNCHGEAKAVISLQIFAKDILKENRMDKVHTRHGNIETLPRFVRNLRNLRCCDGDAISLECHVEAMPEPYIIWEKDGHVIPSDKDYVMSYDGIKATLSIPRIYPEDEGEYTCVAKNSVGRTLSSACIIVDVPEEKENMLSRQLSRPSGLLSAHSTPRSTPRSTPNRSFSPMRLSYRNTSIDLQTGSVERSRSDSRCISAPKFLAIPYNRVVEEGDSVRFQCAIGGHPTPWATWDKDGLIVTPTTRIAVKEVDDLRFIEIDEVGFDDAGLYRITLENDFGRIEATARLDVISSSRYSKSPSARSVRASSSRRNAYLYRRIMGPSTAIGGRMALASGFRGSSVPSVRFYHNNVELESTERIHIVLQEDEAMLFVDNVTWEDEGVYTCIISGDHDPLVSSIDVKFYETAADIRHRRAAITEPLPELYRSVEGEVIDLCCSIESNEPYSYVWLRNGEILSDSEEFNYIDHGNGCLCLRINDAFDIDSGIYSCQVYTESDADDDGGCDCSSSGELCVLERDLSRVDESVQLLKSPLPVVCAAGGEALFYARVFPCQADAEWYLNGKLIEGDSQNMTLESYPENGIRLLRLRNLQVSQSGELRLQVKHPQCERRTPATRNYTSLLVLPLNNNNNNNNCSSSSNLSYNNNICNNSPLAGGSCILRRPEDCTALIGGLVTLSVHYEPFPNTKVIWYKACRAIVEGANVTIRTTAQQSTLCITDISADDSGKYTAEIMNDYGVEAAAASVAVEGPPEPPSGKPSVSLGPDRVAVAWCGPPYDGGCMLTGFIIELQSFNPTDCDSVKDNAKWQEVAHVVDSLAYTIKDLQAQLQYRFRVRAENIHGRSAASQVSELVQLLPRSETTVDSSSRNTDVVSVQAGGDFKARFEIIEELGKGRFGIVYKVQERAQPQQQLAAKVIKCIKASDRQKVLEEICIMRSLQHPKLLQLAASFESPREIVMVMEYITGGELFERVVADDFTLTELDCILFLRQVCEGVAYMHSQSVVHLDLKPENIMCHTRTSHQIKIIDFGLAQRLDTKSPVRVLFGTPEFIPPEIISYEPIDFKSDMWSVGVICYVLLSGLSPFMGDTDVETFSNITRADYDFDDEAFDCVSQEAKDFISQLLVHRKESRLTATQCLESKWLCQRHDENLSNNKICTDKLKKFIIRRKWQKTGNAIRALGRMANLSASRRNSAIAMGLLNSPRPSISGLSMLGSASHMNSCQMASLHEEEDDFSVDMPSVEKRRMACALKLRDKSQCSERSDSGYSECSNGSLGTQETLLLTLAKSKLEQLAKATAEETEDSSSASLPSLELPSKGETIMASDFTNTIKMRKKSLEDSCTREKTKATHAKLHCESSKLKVSQLKHKFQQSNAAAASLQKPPAKPALEPQKIAKVASVGHISKPATASVSVGNRKPKPTQTQSMPSSPLPQRAATPTRLSSRVLEATARLAQQHTVASAQRQSGSSGNGNGNGNGNGNGTASGVRPGQESRARALINRFNETKHITS, encoded by the exons ATGCGTGGTGCTCCGCGCCCGAAGATCACCTGGTACAAGGATGGCAtccagctgagcagcagctcggaGCATGTCAAGGTGCGCCAAATAGGCTCTACCTGTGCTCTGACCATATCCACAGTCTCAGAGCTCGACTCGGGTCGTTATACTTGCGAGGCGACCAACTCCAAGGGGCGAGTCTCCACCTTTGCGCGCTTGCAGGTTGTCGCCGATCCGCGTGTGTACGAGGCGGATTCGCGGCTCAAGGAGATTGCACATGGAGCGCACCCAGCCGAGTTGGGGGAATCGCTACCCATCTTTACCATGCGCCTGCGAGATAGACGTGTGCAAGTGACCTATCCGGTGCGTCTCACCTGCCAGGTCGTGGGCTATCCCGCGCCCGAGGTTCTTTGGCTAAAGGATGAGCAGCTCATCACTGCGGACAGGCGTCATCTCATCACGGCGGAAGGGCAATTCTATACGCTGGAGATTGCTGCCACAACTCTCGCAGACAGTGGCACTTACACCTGCACGGCCAAGAACGAGCTCGGCTCCGTGTCCTGTCACAGCTGTCTGGTCGTGGATAAGGGCATACGCGCCTATATATCGCCTGACTTTTATGTGCCGCTCGATCCCTTCTATTTGTTCCACGAGGGCGATGAAATCCGGTTGTCCACTAAGGTCGAGGCGTATCCCACTGTCGGCGTCACCTGGCATCGGAACGGCATGCGTCTGCGTCCCAGTCGTCGGATCTCCGCCAGCCTCGACGCCACTGGCTATGTAGAGCTGGTCATAGCCGATGCAACGCCTCGCGATGCGGGCATCTATGTTTGTGTGGCCTCCAATGTGGTCGGAAAGGTGGAAACCATTTGCCGTGTTGTTATTGAAGAGCGCGAGCAGGATACAACAACGCCTACCCGTGCTTTGGAAATACCCAGCATCAAAACCAGCGATATGCC CTATTCCAAGGAACCGCTATTTGTAGTCAAGCCACGCTCAAGTGAGGCTTATGAGGGCGACAATGTCATTATTTTCTGCGAAGTTGTTGGCGATCCCAAGCCTGATGTGGTCTGGCTGCGAGATTTCCTTAAT CCTGAATATTATAAGGACGCAACGCATTTTCGACGCATTGGCGACGGTCCGGAATATCGACTAGAGATTCCGAGCGCCAAGTTGGATTTCACCGGCACCTACTCTGTCATAGCTAGCAATTGTCATGGAGAAGCCAAGGCTGTAATTTCACTGCAAATTTTCGCCAAAG ATATACTGAAAGAAAATCGCATGGATAAAGTTCACACACGACATgg CAACATTGAAACACTGCCGCGTTTTGTACGCAACCTGCGCAATCTGCGCTGCTGCGACGGCGACGCCATCTCACTGGAATGCCATGTGGAGGCCATGCCAGAACCATACATAATTTGGGAAAAGGATGGTCACGTCATACCTAGCGACAAAGACTACGTAATGTCGTATGATGGCATTAAAGCAACACTTAGCATACCCAGGATATATCCCGAGGATGAGGGCGAGTACACCTGCGTGGCGAAGAACTCTGTGGGTCGTACGCTCTCCTCCGCCTGCATCATAGTGGATGTTCCCGAGGAGAAGGAAAACATGTTGAGCAGACAACTCTCCCGTCCAAGTGGGTTACTCTCGGCACACTCAACGCCGCGTTCGACACCACGATCCACGCCCAATCGCAGCTTCTCTCCCATGCGACTCTCCTATCGCAATACCAGCATTGATCTACAGACAGGCAGCGTAGAGCGAAGCCGCAGCGACTCACGCTGTATCTCTGCACCCAAATTCCTAGCCATTCCGTACAATCGCGTTGTAGAGGAGGGCGACAGCGTGCGCTTCCAGTGCGCCATTGGCGGTCATCCTACACCCTGGGCCACCTGGGATAAGGATGGTCTTATTGTCACACCCACTACGCGAATTGCTGTAAAGGAAGTGGATGACTTGCGATTCATTGAAATTGATGAGGTGGGCTTCGACGATGCCGGTCTCTATCGCATTACGCTGGAGAATGATTTTGGACGTATTGAGGCCACAGCACGCCTAGATGTGATCAGCAGTTCGCGCTACTCCAAGTCGCCCTCTGCACGTAGCGTGCGTGCCTCTTCCTCTCGACGCAATGCCTATCTATACAGACGAATCATGGGCCCCTCCACAG CTATTGGCGGTCGCATGGCTTTGGCAAGCGGCTTTCGCGGCTCCTCAGTGCCTTCGGTGCGTTTCTATCACAACAATGTGGAGCTAGAGTCTACGGAGCGTATACATATAGTACTTCAAGAGGATGAGGCTATGTTATTTGTGGACAACGTCACCTGGGAGGACGAGGGCGTCTATACTTGCATTATCAGCGGCGATCATGATCCTCTTGTAAGCTCCATTGATGTCAAGTTTTATGAGACAGCGGCGGACATAAGGCACCGTCGCGCGGCTATTACGGAGCCTTTGCCCGAATTATACCGCTCTGTGGAGGGTGAGGTCATCGATTTGTGTTGCAGCATTGAGAGCAACGAGCCCTACAGCTACGTCTGGTTGCGCAATGGCGAAATTTTGAGCGACAGCGAGGAGTTCAA CTACATTGATCATGGCAATGGTTGCCTTTGTCTCCGCATCAACGACGCCTTTGACATTGACTCGGGCATTTACAGCTGTCAGGTGTACACTGAATCTGACGCGGATGACGACGGTGGCTGCGATTGCAGCAGTAGCGGCGAATTGTGCGTGCTGGAGCGCGATCTCTCACGAGTGGATGAAAGTGTGCAGTTGCTCAAGTCTCCGTTGCCCGTTGTTTGTGCGGCGGGCGGAGAGGCGCTCTTCTATGCACGCGTATTTCCCTGCCAAGCGGATGCCGAGTGGTATCTCAATGGAAAACTCATCGAGGGTGACTCACAAAACATGACG TTGGAGTCTTATCCGGAGAACGGCATACGCTTGCTGCGTCTGCGTAACCTGCAAGTGTCCCAATCCGGCGAGCTGCGTCTTCAGGTCAAGCATCCGCAGTGCGAGCGACGTACGCCCGCCACACGTAACTACACCAGCCTGCTAGTGCTTccactcaacaacaacaacaacaacaacaactgcagcagcagtagtaatctcagctacaacaataacatctGCAACAATTCACCGCTGGCTGGAGGCAGCTGCATTTTGAGGCGCCCTGAAGATTGCACCGCTCTCATTGGCGGCCTGGTTACACTGAGCGTGCACTATGAGCCATTCCCCAACACCAAAGTTATATGGTACAAGGCG TGTCGCGCCATTGTCGAGGGCGCCAATGTGACCATCCGCACTACGGCCCAGCAATCAACACTCTGCATTACGGACATCTCGGCAGATGATAGCGGAAAGTATACGGCGGAAATAATGAATGACTACGGTGTGGAAGCAGCTGCCGCCTCTGTGGCAGTCGAAGGACCCCCTGAGCCGCCCAGCGGCAAACCAAGCGTGTCCTTGGGACCAGATCGCGTCGCTGTGGCCTGGTGTGGACCACCCTACGATGGCGGCTGCATGCTAACGGGCTTTAT TATTGAGCTGCAGAGTTTCAATCCAACGGACTGTGATAGCGTCAAGGATAACGCCAAGTGGCAGGAGGTAGCGCATGTGGTGGACAGCTTGGCTTACACTATTAAGGATTTGCAGGCGCAATTGCAATATAGATTTCGCGTCCGAGCGGAAAACATACACGGACGCAGTGCGGCCAGCCAGGTTAGCGAGCTGGTGCAACTACTTCCCAGATCTGAGACAACGGTGGATAGCAGCAGCCGAAATACGGATGTGGTGAGCGTTCAAGCTGGCGGAGATTTTAAGGCGCGCTTTGAGATCATTGAGGAGCTGGGCAAGGGACGCTTCGGCATTGTCTATAAGGTGCAAGAGCGCGCacagccgcaacagcagctggccgCCAAGGTGATCAAGTGCATCAAGGCCAGTGATCGTCAGAAAGTGCTCGAAGAGATTTGCATAATGCGTTCCCTGCAGCATCctaagctgctgcagttggccGCCTCATTCGAGAGTCCGCGTGAAATTGTCATGGTTATGGAATA CATTACGGGCGGCGAGCTGTTTGAGCGCGTGGTTGCGGATGACTTCACCTTGACGGAGCTGGATTGCATATTGTTTCTGCGTCAGGTGTGCGAGGGCGTGGCCTATATGCACAGCCAGAGTGTGGTGCATCTGGATCTAAAGCCGGAGAATATTATGTGCCACACGCGCACCAGTCATCAAATCAAGATTATTGACTTTGGCCTGGCCCAGCGGCTGGATACCAAATCACCCGTGCGTGTGCTGTTCGGCACGCCGGAGTTTATACCGCCAGAGATTATTAGCTATGAGCCCATTGACTTCAAGTCCGACATGTGGAGCGTGGGCGTCATATGTTATGTGCT aCTCTCTGGTCTCTCACCCTTCATGGGCGATACGGATGTGGAAACTTTTTCGAACATAACACGTGCGGATTACGACTTTGACGATGAGGCTTTTGATTGCGT TTCGCAGGAGGCCAAGGACTTTATATCGCAGCTGCTGGTACATCGTAAGGAGTCACGCTTGACCGCCACGCAGTGTTTGGAGTCGAAGTGGCTGTGCCAGCGCCACGATGAAAAtctcagcaacaacaaaatctgCACGGACAAGCTTAAGAAGTTTATCATTCGACGCAAATGGCAG AAAACCGGCAATGCCATACGGGCGCTAGGACGCATGGCCAATTTGTCTGCCTCGCGAAGGAACTCGGCCATAGCAATGGGTCTTTTGAACAGTCCACGTCCCTCGATCTCTGGGCTGAGTATGCTGGGCAGCGCCAGTCATATGAACAGCTGTCAAATGGCCTCACTGCATGAGGAAGAGGATGACTTTAGCGTGGACATGCCCAGCGTGGAGAAACGTCGCATGGCGTGTGCTTTGAAATTACGCGACAAATCACAATGCAGCGAACGCAGCGACTCCGGCTACAGCGAGTGCTCCAATGGTAGTTTGGGCACGCAGGAGACGCTGCTGTTAACGCTGGCCAAGTCAAAGCTGGAGCAGTTAGCCAAGGCTACCGCCGAGGAGACAGAGGATAGCTCGAGCGCAAGCTTGCCCAGCTTGGAGCTGCCGTCTAAAGGGGAAACCATCATGGCATCTGATTTTACCAACACCATCAAGATGCGCAAGAAATCTCTCGAGGACAGCTGTACGCgtgagaaaacaaaagcaacacatGCCAAACTGCACTGCGAGTCGTCCAAGCTGAAGGTCTCTCAATTGAAGCACAAGTTTCAGCAAtctaatgcagcagcagcctcgcTCCAAAAGCCGCCCGCCAAGCCTGCTTTAGAGCCACAAAAAATCGCCAAGGTCGCGAGTGTGGGTCACATCAGCAAAC cagcaaccgccagcgtcagcgtcggCAACCGCAAGCCAAAACCTACACAAACCCAATCCATGCCCAGCTCTCCGCTGCCTCAGCGCGCCGCAACGCCGACGCGGCTGAGCAGTCGCGTACTGGAGGCAACAGCACGCCTGGCACAGCAGCATACGGTGGCCAGCGCACAACGACAGTCCGGCAGCAGTGggaatggcaatggcaatgggaatgggaatgggaatggtaCTGCAAGTGGCGTGCGCCCCGGACAGGAATCACGAGCGCGTGCTCTCATCAACAGATTCAACGAAACGAAACATATCACGTCCTAg